From Rhineura floridana isolate rRhiFlo1 chromosome 5, rRhiFlo1.hap2, whole genome shotgun sequence, a single genomic window includes:
- the TBL1X gene encoding F-box-like/WD repeat-containing protein TBL1X isoform X2 yields MPDVVQTRQQAFREKLAQQQASTAPVTVPATAAMTASTATTTAVPQQNTPKNGEATVNGEENGAHAINNHSKPMEIDGDVEIPSNKATVLRGHESEVFICAWNPVSDLLASGSGDSTARIWNLNENSNGSSTQLVLRHCIREGGHDVPSNKDVTSLDWNSDGTLLATGSYDGFARIWTEDGNLASTLGQHKGPIFALKWNKKGNYILSAGVDKTTIIWDAHTGEAKQQFPFHSAPALDVDWQNNTTFASCSTDMCIHVCRLGCDRPVKTFQGHTNEVNAIKWDPSGMLLASCSDDMTLKIWSMKQDTCVHDLQAHNKEIYTIKWSPTGPGTSNPNSNIMLASASFDSTVRLWDVERGVCTHTLTKHQEPVYSVAFSPDGKYLASGSFDKCVHIWNTQSGTLVHSYRGTGGIFEVCWNARGDKVGASASDGSVCVLDLRK; encoded by the exons ATGCCTGATGTAGTACAGACTCGGCAACAGGCTTTCAGGGAGAAATTAGCTCAACAGCAAGCTAGCACAGCACCAGTCACAGTGCCAGCCACTGCAGCAATGACAGCATCTACAGCAACGACAACTGCTGTCCCACAGCAGAATACACCAAAGAATGGCGAAGCCACTGTGAATGGAGAGGAGAACGGGGCACATGCAATAA ATAATCACTCAAAGCCAATGGAAATTGACGGGGATGTTGAAATTCCTTCTAACAAAGCAACAGTCCTCCGGGGTCATGAATCAGAAGTGTTCATCTGTGCCTGGAATCCTGTCAGTGATTTGCTAGCATCAGG ATCTGGTGATTCTACTGCCAGAATATGGAATCTTAATGAAAACAGCAATGGTAGTTCCACCCAACTAGTTTTGAGGCACTGTATCAGAGAAGGAGGGCATGACGTCCCCAGCAATAAGGATGTAACATCATTGGACTGGAAT AGTGATGGAACGCTATTGGCTACAGGATCATACGATGGCTTTGCAAGAATATGGACAGAAGATG GAAATCTTGCAAGCACCTTAGGTCAACATAAAGGGCCCATCTTTGCTCTGAAGTGGAACAAAAAGGGAAATTACATTTTAAGTGCTGGAGTAGATAAA ACAACAATAATTTGGGATGCTCATACAGGGGAAGCTAAACAGCagtttccttttcactcag CCCCTGCTCTGGATGTAGACTGGCAGAACAACACTACTTTTGCATCCTGTAGCACGGACATGTGCATACATGTATGCAGACTTGGTTGTGATCGGCCAGTCAAAACGTTTCAAGGCCATACG aATGAGGTCAATGCAATCAAATGGGATCCTTCTGGAATGCTTCTTGCATCGTGCTCAGATGATATGACCTTAAAG ATTTGGAGTATGAAGCAAGATACATGTGTACATGACCTTCAGGCACATAACAAAGAGATTTATACTATCAAATGGAGTCCGACGGGACCAGGGACCAGCAACCCAAACTCCAATATCATGTTGGCAAG TGCTTCATTTGACTCTACTGTTCGGTTGTGGGACGTTGAAAGAGGAGTCTGCACTCACACGTTAACCAAACATCAAGAACCTGTCTACAGCGTAGCTTTTAGTCCTGATGGAAAATACTTAGCCAGTGGGTCCTTTGACAAATGTGTCCATATATGGAACACTCAG